The following nucleotide sequence is from Apium graveolens cultivar Ventura chromosome 4, ASM990537v1, whole genome shotgun sequence.
atgcgatgatagatttaggtgaacttaaatcaatataaggcgtgttCTAGAAAAtatagaataggaatcgtttcttgccttaacaataatattatgaatacaatcatgagattcttgtgtttatgaaacatgtaattaaatatgaattttcaatattgagagaaaggatgattctgtcaaaagcatatttctatctgtaagaaaggggtattaagtgacgcctcttgacaatgctccccccgatctggaaatcatctgattatcgattattgcAGGGTCGGCCCTTGGGTAAGGCGACCAAGGCGGCCGCCTAGGGCACCACCGCGCACAGGGGCACCAAAATATTTCAATAACATATGTATATAAgtgtatttattttttatattatttatttttttttattttttttttattttaaaatacaaattttaatTAGAATACATTAACATATATGTGATTGGGGGacaaattaaaatttaaaatatattattatctttgtgataactttatttaaaaattaaaatataatttactttaatttactttaaaaatataattaataaattaatttaataaacaaaacaaagtaaaaatgtgaaaggttTGGAGAAATTGAGTTTTTGGACTATGCGCGTCGATACCCATTACCCCAGATGGCCAGATGAAGTCATATAACAAAAGTACAAAATCCTCTCCTTCCCTCTGCTTAGCTACCGAATAAAATACAGAACACAGATTGTTCTCTGTTCATTctgaatatcaattatcaaaacACTGGAAGTCATCGACTCATCGTGAAGATCGGATCATCTGTGATTTGCAATTCAGCAATTATAACACAGGTATGGTTTAAAGATTTCTATtctaattaattttttaataatattgtaatttactatttgtttattattatttttcaatttaagGATTTGATGTGAATAATTAGAGAATAATTGAGATTTGTTTTTGTAAAAAGTAGTATATCTTTTGTGATTTACTGATTTGGGATTGGTGACTAAAATTAATtgcattattttatttaatggcTAGATAATTTGAAAATGAAGCGTAACTAGTTATCGGGGCATCAAAAAAGGCAAAAGAAATTGAAAGCGGCGGAAGCAGAGAAATTGCAAATGGGCTCTCTTGACCAGTTTTTTGGGAAAAAAACAACTAATAGTGGTGATATTGGGGTTCCTATTGAGAATACAGATATTAGAAAAGAATCTGAGAATGAAGCTACATATACTGAATTTGAGCAGGAGACTGAAACTGAGGAGTCAGAAACTCAAAATTTAAAAGATGGGCTTGTCGAGAATAATGTAGAAGAGACTGAGAAAGAAATTTCGGATGGAGAAAAATGAAACAATTGATAAGATTGAAACAATTGATATGAGCACTTTGTTTTCATCTTCAACACAGCGATGGGAAATTCTCAAGAAATTTGTTAACGGCCTAACATTAAAGCCACTGTGTGCAACAAGATGGGAAAGTCACATCGAAAGCGTGAGAGCGGTAAGATTCCAGACTTCTAAACTAAGAGATGCATTGGTTCATCTTAGTAATGTAACTCAAGACTCTATGATAAGGTGTGAAGCTAGAAGTTTAGTTGAAAATGAAATTGAGAGTTTCGAGTTTCTATTTTCTATGTGCATCTGGTCTAACTTGTTAAATATCATTAATGCAGTTAGTAAGTTCTTACAACTTGAAgatattgatattgatattgCATTGTCAAGATTGGAAGAACTTATAAATTTCTTTAATGAGTTTAGAGAAACTGGTTATGACTCTTGTAAGAAGGAGGCAAAGGAGTTAGCTTTGGAGTTGGATGTGTAGCCTGTGTTTCCTGAAAAGCGAAAAATTCATAGGCTTGTTCATTTTGATGATCTTGGGGTTACTGCAACTGATGATGATCAGAACTTGAGTGCTGAACGAAAATTCAGAAGGTATTATTTCTTGTATATTGTTGATCAAAGTGCTTTTCAACTCAAAGAACGGTTTAAACAGTTTCAAGATTATAAGGAAAAATTTGGGTTTTTATTTAACCTAAAGAAGCATTTATCTGGTGATGATGAGGGGTTAAAATCTTGTTGCATGAATCTTGAGGGATTTCTTAGGCATGATATGCGATATGATATTGTTGGCGCAGAGTTGTTTAACGAGTTACTAGTGCTT
It contains:
- the LOC141719371 gene encoding uncharacterized protein LOC141719371, whose translation is MGSLDQFFGKKTTNSGDIGVPIENTDIRKESENEATYTEFEQETETEESETQNLKDGLVENNRWEILKKFVNGLTLKPLCATRWESHIESVRAVRFQTSKLRDALVHLSNVTQDSMIRCEARSLVENEIESFEFLFSMCIWSNLLNIINAVSKFLQLEDIDIDIALSRLEELINFFNEFRETGYDSCKKEAKELVHFDDLGVTATDDDQNLSAERKFRRYYFLYIVDQSAFQLKERFKQFQDYKEKFGFLFNLKKHLSGDDEGLKSCCMNLEGFLRHDMRYDIVGAELFNELLVLRMVISDEITKAIDVLNYLSSSSRQINYPNAWIAYKIVVTIPVTVVEAERTFSRLKLIKSYLRSSMSQDRLNGLALLSIESELTSSLDYSKIIERFTSQKPRKNFQNQ